A part of Streptomyces sp. NBC_01451 genomic DNA contains:
- a CDS encoding NADH-quinone oxidoreductase subunit D, whose product MTEATETTGKAEPTETVVGIGGAAESTDMVLNIGPQHPSTHGVLRLRLVLDGERIQRAEPVIGYMHRGAEKLFEARDYRQIIMLANRHDWLSAFSNELGVVLAVERMLGMEVPTRAVWTRTLLAELNRVLNHLMFLGSYPIELGAITPMFYAFREREELQNVMEEVSGGRMHYMFNRVGGLKEDLPAGWSTRARAAVSSVRSRMDRFDDLVLGNEIFRGRTRGVGVLPPEAVHAYGVSGPIARASGVDFDLRRDEPYLAYGELQDTLKVVTRQEGDCLARFECLLEQTHNALDLADACLDRLAELEPGPINQRLPKVLKAPEGHTYAWTENPLGINGYYLVSKGEKTPYRLKLRSASYNNIQALAVLLPGTLVADMVAILGSLFFVVGDIDK is encoded by the coding sequence ATGACGGAGGCCACGGAGACCACGGGGAAAGCGGAGCCCACGGAGACCGTCGTCGGTATCGGCGGCGCCGCGGAGAGCACCGACATGGTGCTCAACATCGGCCCCCAGCACCCGTCCACGCACGGCGTGCTGCGGCTGCGGCTGGTGCTCGACGGCGAGCGGATCCAGCGCGCGGAGCCGGTGATCGGCTATATGCACCGCGGCGCGGAGAAACTCTTCGAGGCGCGTGACTACCGTCAGATCATCATGCTGGCCAACCGGCACGACTGGCTGTCGGCGTTCTCCAACGAGCTGGGCGTGGTCCTCGCCGTGGAGCGGATGCTGGGCATGGAGGTCCCCACGCGCGCGGTGTGGACGCGCACGCTGCTCGCCGAGCTGAACCGGGTCCTCAACCATCTGATGTTCCTGGGCTCGTACCCGATCGAGCTCGGCGCCATCACCCCGATGTTCTACGCCTTCCGGGAGCGCGAGGAGCTCCAGAACGTCATGGAGGAGGTCTCCGGCGGGCGCATGCACTACATGTTCAACCGCGTGGGCGGGCTCAAGGAGGACCTCCCGGCGGGCTGGTCCACACGCGCGCGTGCCGCCGTGTCGTCCGTGCGCTCGCGCATGGACCGGTTCGACGACCTGGTCCTCGGCAACGAGATCTTCCGGGGGCGCACGCGCGGCGTGGGCGTGCTGCCGCCGGAGGCCGTGCACGCGTACGGCGTGAGCGGGCCGATCGCGCGCGCCTCGGGCGTCGACTTCGACCTGCGCCGGGACGAGCCCTATCTGGCGTACGGGGAGCTCCAGGACACCCTGAAGGTGGTCACGCGGCAGGAGGGCGACTGTCTCGCCCGCTTCGAGTGCCTCCTGGAGCAGACGCACAACGCGCTGGACCTGGCCGACGCCTGCCTCGACCGCCTCGCCGAACTGGAGCCCGGCCCGATCAACCAGCGTCTGCCGAAGGTCCTCAAGGCGCCCGAGGGGCACACGTACGCGTGGACCGAGAACCCCCTCGGCATCAACGGCTACTACCTCGTCAGCAAGGGCGAGAAGACCCCGTACCGGCTGAAGCTGCGCTCGGCCTCCTACAACAACATCCAGGCACTGGCGGTACTGCTGCCCGGGACGCTGGTCGCGGACATGGTGGCGATCCTGGGGTCGCTGTTCTTCGTGGTCGGAGACATCGACAAGTAG
- a CDS encoding SAM-dependent methyltransferase: MTAETAGASAGRTAGEWRGWRAATQEALYGEQGFYRRPEGPAGHFRTSVHASPLFAGAVARLLCRVDEALGRPASLGFVDMGAGRGELVTGVLAALPPEVAARARGYAVELADRPADLDHRVEWLPEPPGGLTGLLFANEWLDNVPVEVAEVDRAGVPRLVLVRPDGTERPGEPVAGADAEWLARWWPLPPEPGLRAEIGLPRDTAWAAARATVGRGLAVAVDYAHTAGARPPFGTLTGFRAGRGTAPVPDGSCDLTAHVALDACAGPGARLLTQREALHALGVSGGRPPLSLASTDPAAYVRALAGAGEAAELTATGGLGDFGWLVEPTGIPDPLL, translated from the coding sequence GTGACAGCAGAGACGGCGGGCGCCTCGGCGGGCCGGACAGCGGGCGAGTGGCGCGGCTGGCGTGCGGCGACACAGGAGGCGCTGTACGGCGAACAGGGGTTCTACCGCCGGCCCGAGGGGCCCGCCGGGCACTTCCGTACGTCCGTCCACGCGTCGCCGCTCTTCGCCGGTGCGGTGGCGCGGCTGCTGTGCCGGGTCGACGAGGCGCTGGGCCGCCCCGCGTCGCTCGGCTTCGTCGACATGGGCGCGGGCCGGGGCGAACTCGTCACCGGTGTCCTCGCGGCCCTGCCCCCGGAGGTGGCCGCCCGCGCGCGCGGGTACGCCGTCGAGCTGGCCGACCGCCCCGCGGACCTCGATCACCGTGTCGAGTGGCTGCCCGAGCCCCCGGGCGGCCTCACCGGCCTGCTGTTCGCCAACGAGTGGCTGGACAACGTCCCCGTGGAGGTGGCGGAGGTGGACCGCGCGGGCGTACCGCGCCTGGTCCTCGTACGGCCGGACGGGACCGAGCGGCCCGGGGAGCCGGTCGCCGGTGCGGACGCGGAGTGGCTGGCGCGGTGGTGGCCGCTGCCGCCGGAGCCGGGGCTGCGGGCCGAGATCGGGCTCCCCAGGGACACCGCCTGGGCCGCCGCCCGTGCCACTGTCGGCCGGGGGCTGGCCGTCGCCGTCGACTACGCGCACACGGCGGGCGCCCGGCCGCCCTTCGGGACGCTCACCGGTTTCCGGGCGGGCCGCGGGACGGCACCCGTGCCGGACGGCTCGTGCGACCTGACCGCCCATGTGGCGCTGGACGCCTGCGCGGGCCCGGGAGCGCGCCTGCTGACCCAACGGGAGGCCCTGCACGCCCTCGGGGTGTCCGGCGGGCGCCCTCCGCTGTCCCTGGCGTCCACGGACCCCGCCGCGTACGTACGGGCCCTGGCGGGCGCCGGAGAGGCCGCCGAGCTGACGGCGACGGGCGGCCTGGGGGACTTCGGGTGGCTGGTGGAGCCGACGGGAATCCCCGACCCGCTCCTCTGA
- a CDS encoding sensor histidine kinase: MQRVYDFLRRHPAWVDGFWAVFLFGISMLSGAVQNENPGAVSPAVTAVLTVLLCLVIALRRRVPERMLVLAAVVGVAQLVLDTEPVPADFALLVIVYTVAVSGPRWASRFALIGGLCASPLAQLRWPEKESSTAGNLALMVFLAVPFALAWVLGDSLRTRRAYFAQLEERAARLEREREAQAKVAVAAERARIARELHDVVAHNVSVMVVQADGAAYVLDTAPEQAKKALETISGTGRQALAEMRRLLGVLRTGEHQEGCEYVPQPDVEQLDELIEQCRTSGLPVDYKIEGTPRPLPSGVELTAYRIVQEALTNTRKHGGPNTGASVRLVYFDDGLGLLVEDDGKGAPHEHYEEGGADGQGHGLIGMRERVGMVGGTLDAGPRPGGGFRISALLPLKPAH; the protein is encoded by the coding sequence GTGCAACGCGTCTATGACTTCCTCCGCAGACACCCGGCATGGGTGGACGGCTTCTGGGCCGTCTTCCTGTTCGGGATCTCCATGCTGAGTGGAGCCGTCCAGAACGAGAACCCGGGTGCCGTGTCCCCGGCGGTGACCGCCGTTCTGACGGTCCTGCTGTGCCTGGTGATCGCGCTGCGCCGGCGCGTGCCCGAGCGGATGCTCGTGCTGGCCGCCGTGGTCGGGGTGGCGCAACTGGTCCTGGACACCGAGCCGGTGCCCGCCGACTTCGCCCTGCTGGTGATCGTCTACACGGTCGCGGTGAGCGGGCCCCGCTGGGCCTCGCGCTTCGCGCTGATCGGCGGTCTGTGCGCGTCCCCGCTGGCCCAGTTGCGCTGGCCGGAGAAGGAGTCGAGCACCGCGGGCAATCTCGCCCTGATGGTCTTCCTGGCGGTGCCGTTCGCCCTCGCCTGGGTGCTCGGCGACTCGCTGCGCACCCGGCGTGCCTACTTCGCCCAGCTGGAGGAGCGCGCCGCCCGGCTGGAACGGGAGCGCGAGGCACAGGCCAAGGTCGCCGTCGCCGCCGAGCGCGCCCGGATCGCCCGCGAGCTGCACGACGTCGTCGCGCACAACGTCTCCGTGATGGTGGTCCAGGCCGACGGCGCCGCCTACGTCCTCGACACCGCCCCCGAACAGGCCAAGAAGGCCCTGGAGACCATCTCCGGCACCGGCCGCCAGGCCCTCGCCGAGATGCGCCGCCTGCTCGGCGTCCTGCGCACCGGCGAGCACCAGGAGGGCTGCGAGTACGTTCCGCAGCCCGACGTCGAGCAGCTCGACGAGCTGATCGAGCAGTGCCGTACCTCCGGCCTGCCCGTCGACTACAAGATCGAGGGCACCCCGCGCCCGCTGCCCAGCGGCGTGGAGCTGACGGCGTACCGCATCGTGCAGGAGGCCCTCACCAACACCCGCAAGCACGGCGGTCCGAACACCGGAGCGAGCGTGCGTCTGGTCTACTTCGACGACGGCCTCGGCCTGCTCGTCGAGGACGACGGCAAGGGCGCCCCGCACGAGCACTACGAGGAGGGCGGCGCCGACGGACAGGGCCACGGCCTGATCGGCATGCGCGAGCGCGTCGGCATGGTGGGCGGCACCCTGGACGCGGGCCCGCGCCCGGGCGGCGGCTTTCGCATCAGCGCCCTGCTGCCGCTCAAACCCGCCCACTGA
- a CDS encoding response regulator transcription factor: MHIRVMLVDDQVLLRTGFRMVLDAQPDMDVVAEAGDGVEALQVLRETEVDVVLMDVRMPKLDGVETTRRICQGEDPPKVLILTTFDLDEYAFSGLKAGASGFMLKDVPPGELLTAIRSVHSGDAVVAPSTTRRLLDRFAPMLPATGKQPQYKELERLTDREREVMILVAQGLSNGEIAARLVLSEATVKTHVGRILTKLGLRDRVQVVVLAYETGLVRAGGGG; this comes from the coding sequence ATGCACATCCGTGTGATGCTCGTCGACGACCAGGTGCTGCTGCGCACCGGGTTCCGGATGGTGCTCGACGCCCAGCCGGACATGGACGTCGTGGCGGAGGCGGGCGACGGCGTCGAGGCGCTCCAGGTGCTCCGGGAGACCGAGGTCGACGTGGTGCTGATGGACGTACGCATGCCGAAGCTCGACGGGGTGGAGACCACCCGGCGCATCTGCCAGGGCGAGGACCCGCCCAAGGTGCTCATCCTGACCACCTTCGACCTCGACGAGTACGCCTTCTCCGGGCTGAAGGCGGGCGCCTCCGGCTTCATGCTGAAGGACGTGCCGCCCGGTGAACTCCTCACCGCAATCCGTTCCGTGCACAGCGGCGACGCGGTCGTGGCACCCTCGACGACCCGGCGGCTCCTCGACCGGTTCGCGCCCATGCTGCCGGCCACCGGCAAGCAGCCCCAGTACAAGGAGCTGGAGCGGCTCACCGACCGTGAGCGTGAGGTCATGATCCTGGTCGCCCAGGGCCTGTCGAACGGCGAGATCGCGGCCCGGCTGGTGCTGTCGGAGGCGACCGTGAAGACCCATGTGGGCCGCATCCTGACCAAACTGGGGCTGCGGGACCGGGTGCAGGTGGTCGTCCTCGCCTACGAGACGGGGCTCGTGCGGGCCGGCGGGGGTGGCTGA
- a CDS encoding DUF5937 family protein, whose protein sequence is MSVSIDVRGLGRERITVVPSPLAELGMALHALSEPGHHPRLQGWATGVTAGLDPHLADRMCEADFLWRSTFSDLFLPYAGLRAGTLPGGTLGAELDQLDRLTDEQFVDAALEFTCALPYDEQGAGALTDPTARQRALDLAVSRGPGRLRFTRRLLDDPPRIRTWLRQLLVDCEEAFFAETWSRLHPQLVADARHKTDLLHHKGLPEALASVSSAVTLDEAAGRITVDKLGSGHTTAAGSLLLVPTSLGRPHLMVLHRYGWQPVLHYPAGSTELAAPASVEQLGLRLTALSHPVRMRLCRQLARSSFTTTELARTHDMTAPEISRHLAVLRKAGLTTTRRRGRYVLHQLDVTMVARLGSDFLEGILR, encoded by the coding sequence ATGAGCGTGAGCATCGACGTGCGCGGGCTGGGGCGGGAGCGGATCACCGTCGTGCCGTCACCGCTGGCCGAGCTCGGCATGGCGCTGCACGCGCTGTCCGAGCCGGGGCACCACCCCCGGCTCCAGGGCTGGGCGACGGGAGTGACCGCCGGGCTCGACCCGCATCTGGCCGACCGGATGTGCGAGGCCGACTTCCTGTGGCGCTCCACGTTCTCGGACCTCTTCCTGCCCTACGCGGGTCTGCGCGCGGGCACCCTCCCCGGCGGCACGCTCGGCGCGGAACTCGACCAGCTCGACCGGTTGACGGACGAACAGTTCGTGGACGCCGCACTGGAGTTCACGTGCGCGCTGCCGTACGACGAGCAGGGCGCCGGCGCGCTCACCGACCCCACGGCGCGGCAGCGTGCCCTCGACCTGGCCGTCTCGCGCGGCCCCGGCAGGCTCCGGTTCACCAGACGCCTGCTGGACGACCCGCCCCGGATCCGCACCTGGCTGCGACAGCTGCTGGTGGACTGCGAGGAAGCCTTCTTCGCCGAGACGTGGTCCCGGCTGCACCCCCAGCTCGTGGCGGACGCCCGCCACAAGACGGACCTCCTGCACCACAAGGGTCTGCCGGAGGCGCTGGCCTCGGTGTCGTCCGCGGTCACCCTCGACGAGGCCGCGGGCCGGATCACCGTCGACAAGCTGGGCAGCGGCCACACCACGGCGGCGGGCAGCCTCCTGCTCGTCCCGACGAGCCTGGGCCGGCCGCATCTGATGGTCCTGCACCGGTACGGCTGGCAGCCGGTCCTGCACTACCCGGCGGGCTCCACCGAGCTCGCCGCCCCTGCCTCGGTCGAGCAGCTCGGCCTGCGCCTGACCGCGCTGTCCCACCCGGTGCGGATGCGGCTCTGCCGCCAGCTGGCCCGCAGCTCGTTCACGACGACCGAGCTGGCGCGGACGCACGACATGACGGCACCCGAGATATCCCGGCACCTCGCCGTCCTCAGAAAGGCGGGGCTGACCACCACCCGCCGCCGCGGCCGGTACGTCCTGCACCAGCTGGACGTCACGATGGTGGCCCGGCTGGGCAGCGACTTCCTGGAGGGCATCCTCAGATAG
- a CDS encoding threonine aldolase family protein translates to MSDTAGESGRPDEEPGTDQNTDQGSEQGTEQSRKERRLRRRAALRGAERVLARPGFLGTIGQRLALLDEARESYDLDEPSDIYGGGIVETLEERVAGLLGKDAAAFFPTGTMAQQVALRCWAGRTGNPAVALHALAHPEVHERNAFSTLGALRPLRLTSEPRLPTADEVRDFDEPFGTLMLELPLRDAGFVLPTWEELSEVVAAARERDAVVHFDGARLWESTTHFGHPLDEIADLADSVYVSLYKSLDGYGGAVLAGPRTLVDEAKAWRHRYGGAVFQQFPTVLSALVGLDRELPRLPEYVAHARVVAAALREGFAAAGVPWARVHPEVPHTNEFQVWLPYDPEVAAEAAVRQGEETKTLLFANEWGRGGPGIAVTEVFVRAAGLEWTPDDVKAAVAEFAGRL, encoded by the coding sequence ATGAGCGATACGGCGGGCGAGAGCGGTCGACCGGACGAGGAACCCGGCACGGACCAGAACACGGATCAGGGCTCTGAGCAGGGCACTGAGCAGAGCAGGAAGGAGCGGCGGCTGCGGCGCCGGGCAGCCCTCCGGGGCGCCGAACGGGTCCTGGCACGCCCGGGGTTCCTGGGGACGATCGGGCAGCGGCTGGCACTGCTCGACGAGGCGCGCGAGTCGTACGACCTGGACGAGCCGTCCGACATCTACGGCGGCGGGATCGTCGAGACCCTGGAGGAGCGGGTCGCCGGACTGCTCGGCAAGGATGCCGCCGCCTTCTTCCCGACCGGCACGATGGCCCAGCAGGTGGCCCTGCGCTGCTGGGCGGGCCGTACCGGCAACCCGGCCGTCGCCCTGCACGCGCTCGCCCACCCCGAGGTGCACGAGCGGAACGCGTTCAGCACGCTCGGCGCACTGCGCCCGCTCCGGTTGACGAGCGAGCCCCGGCTGCCGACGGCCGACGAGGTGCGCGACTTCGACGAGCCCTTCGGGACGCTGATGCTGGAACTGCCCCTCCGGGACGCCGGTTTCGTGCTGCCCACCTGGGAGGAGCTGTCCGAGGTGGTGGCGGCGGCGCGGGAACGCGACGCGGTGGTGCACTTCGACGGGGCCCGCCTGTGGGAGTCCACCACCCACTTCGGCCACCCCCTGGACGAGATCGCGGACCTCGCGGACAGCGTCTACGTGTCGCTCTACAAGTCCCTCGACGGTTACGGCGGTGCCGTCCTGGCAGGCCCGCGAACCCTCGTCGACGAGGCGAAGGCCTGGCGGCACCGGTACGGCGGCGCGGTCTTCCAGCAGTTCCCGACGGTCCTGTCCGCCCTCGTCGGCCTGGACCGCGAGCTGCCCCGCCTCCCGGAGTACGTGGCCCACGCGCGCGTGGTCGCCGCCGCGCTGCGCGAGGGCTTCGCGGCGGCCGGGGTGCCGTGGGCGCGCGTCCACCCCGAGGTGCCGCACACGAACGAGTTCCAGGTCTGGCTGCCGTACGACCCCGAGGTCGCCGCGGAGGCCGCGGTCAGGCAGGGCGAGGAGACGAAGACCCTGCTGTTCGCCAACGAGTGGGGGCGCGGCGGCCCGGGCATCGCGGTCACCGAGGTGTTCGTCCGCGCGGCCGGCCTGGAGTGGACGCCGGACGACGTGAAGGCGGCGGTGGCGGAGTTCGCGGGGCGGCTGTAG